Part of the Wolbachia endosymbiont of Diaphorina citri genome is shown below.
TAAAAGAAGCTGGAAGTTCTGTAGCACAGAAAACAAGAGAAGGCACCAGTGATACACTTAAAAAAGTTGTAAGTTAAAAATATGATATAAAGGAGATAAGAGGGAAGATAACCCTACTCACTATAGGAATAGAGTTATCACGGGCGTGTGCGACCGACCAACTGTTGGTATTATAACCGTTCGGATCAAGGTACACTAGCCCATCTCTCGATACGTTTGAATAGTTGCATGGGACATATGTATGCACCCGTTTACAATCTTAAATTAATTAAAACTAATCGAGGTTATTATGATTACATCTTATCAAAATTTTATTGGCATTGATATCGGAAAATTTAAAAATGTTGTTGCAGTTCACAAACAGAAGAATGCTGTCGAATTCGACAATGATACTGCTGGCTGGCAACAATTGTTTCAAGATTTTTCAAATATCTTACCTAATTCTTTAGTAACTCTGGAAAACACTGGAAAATATGAGCTTGGCTTAGCACATTTTCTTGTTGATAAAGATATTGCTGTACATCGAGCTAATACTCGCAAAGTAAAAAGCTTTGTTCTATCTCATGGAACTTTAGCAAAGTCTGATCAATCAGATGCAAGAGCCCTTGCTCAGTATGGGTTTGAACGCTATAGTACTCTATCTCTATTTGCACCTATGTCAAAAGAACAAACAACCTTAGTTGCACTTTGTCAACGTCGTGATGACATTACAAAAATGAGAGCTCAAGAGAAATCTAGGCTTGCAGCACCTGAAAACGACCATATAAAAGAAAGCTGTCAGAAAACTATTGAATTCTTTAATAGCCAGATAGATGAGCTCAACAATACCATACAAAAAATTATTGATGAGAATCCAGAGTTACAAAAGCGCCAAAAAATCCTTAAAACAGTTCCAGGAATAGGTGCAAAATTATCTCAAGATTTTCTGTGTCTAATGCCAGAACTTGGTTATGTAAGTAGGGGAGAAATTGCAAGTCTTGCTGGAGTTGCACCTCATCCGAAAGAAAGTGGTAAAACTATTGGTTATCGCAGAATAAGTGGTGGCAGAAGCAACGTTCGTGAAAAGCTTTTTACAGCTGCGATGTCTGCTTCAAGGTCTAAGTCTGCGCTTGGTGGCTTCTATTCAAGGCTTGTTGGTAAAGGTAAAAAGAAGATGGTGGCTATGACAGCTCTAATGCGTAAAATCATAGTAATTGCCAATGCGAGGCTTAAAGAAGCAGTCAATGTGAATTAAAAAAATCTGCATAGAAAATAGGTTAACGAATATGTGGATAAATACGTCTACACACATTTAAAGTATTTATCCACATATTCGTTAACCATAAGATCTAAGCAGTAACTGTTGTTTGATACAAAATTTTTCTATGATTAAGTTAGGGTTTTTATTGTCAAAAATGCACTTTTTACTCGAATAAAAAACAAAATTACAAACAAAAGTTGTAATGAAACTAAATTCAAAAAATTTTAAAAAACATAGTTGATGGGAAGTAAATTGGGTAATTTGGGTTCAAGTATATCTAATTTGGATAGCATCCCATATTCAATAGACTTGCAGAATCAAACTGTTGTTTTAAAAACAGAAGAAAAAACGAAAAACTTCAATAGTGTGAAGGAGATGCTTGTTAATGAAATTTTGCAAGACAAGACTGTCAATAAATCTGCTTTAATTAAGGAAATATTCTCTGAATTAAACAGAAAAATATTGGAAAAAGCTGATTCTATTGATGGTCCACAAGGTTTCAAAAAGGACCAGTTAATCAATCAATTGAAACAACAAGCAGATTTTGTCAAAAAATTGGATGATAAGAAGTTGCAAAATTTGTTGGCTCAAGATGATAACAATCTCTATGAAATTTTCTCTGAACATCATGATGAAATTAAGAGGATTATTAGAGAATGTACAATAGAGCATAAACTTTCTAATTCTATAGAGAAGCTTAATAAGATAGCAAGCAAGTGTGGTGAAAGCAAAAAAGTAAGTAATGTGAAGTATCAAGGTGAAACACCAACTGCAACAATAGGATGTAAAATAGGAACAACGCGACGTAATAGCACTGGTAACCTTACTTGTACTAGACACAACTTAATCTGACAGGGATGAATTAACTGACAGAAGAATTGAGGTAGTTAAAACTAATATCAGTCTCTTGTTTCATGCTACTAATATTTTTCTGAAAAGCAATGTGTTTGCTATTAAGAAAAGTCTGAGTAGGCGTTTTGCCATAGCAATATTTGCCTGAATGAGGCCTTGTCTCATTATAAGAACGCAACCAATGATCAACATCTATCTGCAGATCTTCCAAAGAATTGTAGATTTTCTTGCGAAAAATAATATTGTAACACTCATCTTGCATAGTCTTATGGAATCTCTCGCATATGCCATTAGTTTGCGGAGAATTGGCTTTAGTTCTTGAGTGATCAATATTTTCGATTCCTAAGTATAACTGATAAGCGTGATTCTCTGGTTTGCCACAATATTCTGTACCTCTATCGGTCAAAATGCGCAATAATGGCACGCTTTGTACATCAAAAAATGGTATTACTCTATCATTCAGCAAGTCAGCAGCGGTAATAGCAGTTTTATCTGTATAAAGCTTAGCAAAAGCCACTCTCGAATAGTTGTATTAAACAAGACTTGATCTGACACTTTAAAAAAGTAAGTTATAAAATAATAAAAGAAAGGAGTGTTAGAAATGAGTACGATACAAACAAAAATACTAAAGCCGAAACTAGGATTGCTAGAGCTAGCAAAACAGCTTGGAAATGTGTCTCAAGCATGCAAGGTTATGGGATATTCAAGGGATACATTTTATAGATTCAAAGAACTATATGAAAATGGAGGAGAAGAAGCGCTGCATGAGATAAGCAAGAAAAAACCACTTATGGCAAACAGAGTCTCTGAAGACATGGAAAGAGCTGTAGTTAATATTGCAACAGAATTTCCTGCATATGGACAACAAAGAGCTGCAAATGAACTGAGAAAAAGGGGCATAATAATCTCTGAAGGTGGAGTGAGATCTGTATGGCTGAGAAATGACCTTGAGACCTTCAAAAAAAGACTGAGGGCTCTTGAGGCAAAAGTTATGCAAGATGGAATAATTCTAACAGAGGAGCAACTTGCGGCTTTAGAAAAAGTTAAAGAACAAAGGGAAGCACATGGTGAAATTGAAACAGAGCATCCAGGTTATTTAGGTTCTCAAGATACTTATTATGTAGGCAACATCAAGGGTATAGGAAGAATCTATCAGCAAACTTTTATTGATACTTATTCGAGAGTGGCTTTTGCTAAGCTTTATACAGATAAAACTGCTATTACCGCTGCTGACTTGCTGAATGATAGAGTAATACCATTTTTTGATGTACAAAGCGTGCCATTATTGCGCATTTTGACCGATAGAGGTACAGAATATTGTGGCAAACCAGAGAATCACGCTTATCAGTTATACTTAGGAATCGAAAATATTGATCACTCAAGAACTAAAGCCAATTCTCCGCAAACTAATGGCATATGCGAGAGATTCCATAAGACTATGCAAGATGAGTGTTACAATATTATTTTTCGCAAGAAAATCTACAATTCTTTGGAAGATCTGCAGATAGATGTTGATCATTGGTTGCGTTCTTATAATGAGACAAGGCCTCATTCAGGCAAATATTGCTATGGCAAAACGCCTACTCAGACTTTTCTTAATAGCAAACACATTGCTTTTCAGAAAAATATTAGTAGCATGAAACAAGAGACTGATATTAGTTTTAACTACCTCAATTCTTCTGTCAGTTAATTCATCCCTGTCAGATTAAGTTGTGTCTAGTACAATTTATCTAAAATCTAATCCAGAAATCGGGTTTGAAGAGTGGATAGTAGGACTCTCTACTTTTTCAAGCCTGGTATTAGGCTCTAAATTACTACACAATCCAAAACTTACGCAGGCTAACCCAGCAATTCCAATAACTATCCCTAGTATATGTATTTCCATAATATAAAACACAATACCACTTACTAATAACACTGCACCAATAACTCCAGCTAAAATGGGTTGATTTGATGATTTTTTATCTTTGGTAATGCTAGATATAATATGAAAATATGGTTCAGCTTGAAATGACCTATTTGGCTCTTGCATATTAGTTTGCGTAAAAGTATTTTGGTCTTTCTTATTGATTTTACAGATGGGTTGATTTGTATGACGATTTTCTCTGTGCCACTCAATGTTGTTTTCTGTATCTTCCTCAAATATATTAACGATTTCTTCTTGTTCATCAGTAATAAAATTTAAAGAATTTTCTTCGTCTTTGTTTTCCTCTTTTACACTGGTTTCACATGTGAGCTTAAGATCTTTGCTTCCTGTTGAAATATTTTGGGTTTCTTCACTATTTGCAAACATAGTTTCGTGTATTTCAAGATCTCTACAGTCTTTATTGATACCCTCACATCTAGTTTCAACATTACTACTTGCAGCTTCAACTTCTATATTCAGAATTTCCTCAAACTCCTTCAGAATCAGTGCACTTTCTTTGCAATTGTGTTTATTAGCATAGTCAAGTAGTGTATGGCTTATCTCTTTACCTTCTGCTTTCTTTACTTTCACTTTTTGGTTGAGAATTTCTTTTAAAATACCATTCTTTTTAGAAGCTTCTAGAACTGCTCTAATAGCTTTACTATCTTCCTCTAATATGCAGGATACCAGTGCAGTGTAAGTTATTGTTAGACCATTTGGCAATTTTTGGGTCAATTCCTCACTAAGAACATCCTGTAAGATTCCTTGATTTATTGTTTCTTGTAAAAGCTCCTCAAAAGCTTGATTATTTTTATAGAACATAGATTGGCACAGCAGCGTCAGAGTCCCTTCCTTTTCCTCGTCTTTGTAAATTATTTTTTTTGTAAGAAGTTTCTGTGTGTTGTAATTAGACTTATTAAATTTTTCACTAATACTTTCACCGTTTTCTATCTTCTTTAATAGCTTGAAAAGCTTTTTTTTATCTTCATTTGTAAAATTATCCTGATCACCTGCAAGCTTATAGATTATATTTTTTTTGTTCTTAATCTTTTTAAACTTTGGCATTACTTTCCTTGCTCTACAATATTTAATTTTATAAATTAGTTATATTAACAACTTATTAATTGCTTAATTAAGGCACCAATTTGTAAAACTTTTCCAATTGCTCACTCCACAGCATCGGTATTTCTCTTAAATCCACTAACCTCAAACCCCTTGGCTGTCTCCCATTTACTATGTCTTCTTTAATTCTCGGAGCTAAATAATTCAACCTTAAAATTTGCTGTATACGTCTTGTACCTATATTAATTTTGGCACTCAGCTCCTTCACACTTTCGTATTTTCCTTCTTCTAGTTGCCGTTTCCACAAATGAGCTCTTACCACTGCTTTCAGTAGCGCATTATTTGTTTTCCCTTCTGGCTCTACTACTGTGCATTTGTTTCCTTTCTTTTTTATTGGTATAAATTCCACCTTATCCTCTGAATTCACCTCTATTCCATCCTCTCTCACCAATACTGTTCTTATTAACTTTTTCACTACTTCTTTCTGCTTTCCAAAACTTAAATTTTTCCACTTGTAAAATTATGTTCTTAAGCTCTTGTTATTCATAGATTCTACAGCAACACTATTAAGTAAACATGCGGGCATCATCTCACTATTTATATTAATCACGCTTTCCGTTCTATCAGCAAGACCTTCAAATTGCATTGATATGTCAGATGATAGATTCTGACTACCTTGAAGCAATTGTATATTTGATGCATTTTCTTCAAATGTTGCACTTATATTTTCTAATTTTCTTTTTTTAGGCTCGTTTAAATGCGCAGATCTCCTCTGTTGTCTTTCATGCAAAAAATTCTTGAGTTTAGATTTCACATTAATTCGTTGCGTTAAAAGAGAAAAATGGTTAATAAGGTCGAGAGCAATATCTGGGTGGTTAATGGTAATGGTAAGAGCATAAAATAAAGGACTCATACCATCTTTGTCCTTTTCATTTACATTAGCTCCCTCTCCTACAAAATAGTCAATAACATTTGAATAACCACGTACAGCAGCAAAGTGCAAAATACTTATCCTACCTTTGTTACACGGATCTACCATAGTTTTTTGCACCACAAAGAACTTAATACTATCTAAGTGATTACACATAGCAGTATAGCACGTAGAACTCATATAATTTTTATCATATTGATCTACATTCGAAATAAATACCTTTTCCTTTATAAGATATTTAGCAATATCTAACCTATTACTTTCAGCAACATAGAGGAAAGGATTCATATAATCTTTATCCCCTAGATTTAAAGAGGCACCTTTTTTTGCAAGGTAGCTAACAATAGCTAAACAACCATTTTTACTAGCAAAGTGCAAAGGACTCTCACCTTCTTTACTACGTAGATTTATATTAGCTCTTTTCTCTACAAGATATTCAACAATATCCAATCTACCATATATAACAGCAAAGTGCAAAGGACGCATGTTATTTTTATCCTTTATATTTATACTAGCTCCTTCCTCTACAAGGTATTTAATAATATCTAAGTGACCATATATAGCAGCAAAGTGCAAAGGACACATACTATCTTTGTTTAATGATTTTATTATAGCCCCTTGCGCTACAAGGTATTTAGCAATATCTAAGTGACCATATACGGCAGCAAAGTGCAAAGGATTCATACCTTTTGTGTTCTTTAGATTTACATCACCCCCTTTCCTTACAAGATGCTGAACAGTACCTAAGTGACCATGTATGATAGCATAATCTAAAGAAGTAAAATTCTTTTCATCAATAGCATTAATAACTTTGCTTAATTTATTAGGTTCTATTTTCTCTAATATCAGCTTAATAACTTCTTCATTACCATCTTTGGCTAGTAAATGTAAGATAGTACTTTTATCATAAATAGAATCAATAAATTCATTAACTAATCTGTCATATTTACTTACATGACTCCAAACAGATATAATGTGATTCGGATTTATAAGGGAAAATGATGTCATAATTTCTCTTAAAGTTTCTTCTTCTATTCCTGTTCGTTCTTTCTCTACTCTTACTGTTTTTTGTATCCCTTTATGAACTCTTGCTATTGACTTCTCTAGCTCAATCACTGAAAACTTATTGAGTAGATTAAGAGCATCCAAAACTTGTTGCTTACCTTTTTCTGATTCCTTCTGGAGGAAAATTTCTTCTATATCAATTTGATTGGGATCCAAGTAAGCCATATATGATACAATATCATGCGATTGCTGCCCAACATTTTCTTCTCTTTTTATTTTATCAAGGTTAAGCGTCAAAGTTATAAATAATTCTTTGGTGAGACCTAGCGCCTCGAGACAATTAGGATTCGGTTTTTTCATTTCTTCATTATAGAGTTTTAGATATTCACTAACATTAATCTTTTCTTGTGTAATATATGCTGTTGCTTGTGTCAAAGCTAATGGAAGATATCCCAATGTTTGTGCTAACCCTACTAGATAGTAATCCTGTAACCTATCTTTTACTTCTAAGGCTCTTTCAATAAATGTTATAGCTTCTCCTAGAGAAAATCCATCATTCAACTGTGTCTTTTCTATTTCTTTTTCCCAATTCTTGCTACGAGAAGTA
Proteins encoded:
- a CDS encoding IS110 family transposase — encoded protein: MITSYQNFIGIDIGKFKNVVAVHKQKNAVEFDNDTAGWQQLFQDFSNILPNSLVTLENTGKYELGLAHFLVDKDIAVHRANTRKVKSFVLSHGTLAKSDQSDARALAQYGFERYSTLSLFAPMSKEQTTLVALCQRRDDITKMRAQEKSRLAAPENDHIKESCQKTIEFFNSQIDELNNTIQKIIDENPELQKRQKILKTVPGIGAKLSQDFLCLMPELGYVSRGEIASLAGVAPHPKESGKTIGYRRISGGRSNVREKLFTAAMSASRSKSALGGFYSRLVGKGKKKMVAMTALMRKIIVIANARLKEAVNVN
- a CDS encoding IS481 family transposase; this translates as MSTIQTKILKPKLGLLELAKQLGNVSQACKVMGYSRDTFYRFKELYENGGEEALHEISKKKPLMANRVSEDMERAVVNIATEFPAYGQQRAANELRKRGIIISEGGVRSVWLRNDLETFKKRLRALEAKVMQDGIILTEEQLAALEKVKEQREAHGEIETEHPGYLGSQDTYYVGNIKGIGRIYQQTFIDTYSRVAFAKLYTDKTAITAADLLNDRVIPFFDVQSVPLLRILTDRGTEYCGKPENHAYQLYLGIENIDHSRTKANSPQTNGICERFHKTMQDECYNIIFRKKIYNSLEDLQIDVDHWLRSYNETRPHSGKYCYGKTPTQTFLNSKHIAFQKNISSMKQETDISFNYLNSSVS
- a CDS encoding ankyrin repeat domain-containing protein, whose translation is MGNSKVLIKGEYGTGKSELARSYAYSKESNIWTKVVWINAKTYDTLFNSFRNLAKELGISTENHIDLNVVRDRGIESIVKDVYKYVRDVKSLFIFDNATNYEEIEKFLPSYFPNLFFHGEKPYVLITSRSKNWEKEIEKTQLNDGFSLGEAITFIERALEVKDRLQDYYLVGLAQTLGYLPLALTQATAYITQEKINVSEYLKLYNEEMKKPNPNCLEALGLTKELFITLTLNLDKIKREENVGQQSHDIVSYMAYLDPNQIDIEEIFLQKESEKGKQQVLDALNLLNKFSVIELEKSIARVHKGIQKTVRVEKERTGIEEETLREIMTSFSLINPNHIISVWSHVSKYDRLVNEFIDSIYDKSTILHLLAKDGNEEVIKLILEKIEPNKLSKVINAIDEKNFTSLDYAIIHGHLGTVQHLVRKGGDVNLKNTKGMNPLHFAAVYGHLDIAKYLVAQGAIIKSLNKDSMCPLHFAAIYGHLDIIKYLVEEGASINIKDKNNMRPLHFAVIYGRLDIVEYLVEKRANINLRSKEGESPLHFASKNGCLAIVSYLAKKGASLNLGDKDYMNPFLYVAESNRLDIAKYLIKEKVFISNVDQYDKNYMSSTCYTAMCNHLDSIKFFVVQKTMVDPCNKGRISILHFAAVRGYSNVIDYFVGEGANVNEKDKDGMSPLFYALTITINHPDIALDLINHFSLLTQRINVKSKLKNFLHERQQRRSAHLNEPKKRKLENISATFEENASNIQLLQGSQNLSSDISMQFEGLADRTESVININSEMMPACLLNSVAVESMNNKSLRT